The Toxoplasma gondii ME49 chromosome III, whole genome shotgun sequence genome includes a window with the following:
- a CDS encoding hydrolase, TatD family protein (encoded by transcript TGME49_253070) — MYIYVFVGVWSFIRMKVTRQREKESSEKRQVNLHPCGVFRSAKRRSTMHSATRGGAVLSRFRRFFLCALFFLETVVRAMHPAGSLSKSGAISVSARKRLFSCFQAPLARFSFCKTARAPQTPKTRRPSSFSPCGPRSFSPSPVSLSSFSLPVSLFFPLGLLSSVHRSPVFPLLPARLGGDFECNVVRRIDFSFLRSTFCRAFSLSFSAPPPAPPSATRFLSLNRVAGKRYLSSRTQTGVPDNWHTMEGRAQPAFVDIGANLTDDMYRGVYYGKERHPADLERVIARAKQAGCRKLMVTGGSLADSGRAIELCREFDPDGKFLFATVGVHPTRCSEFEPSSHMHVGAPPHGPAACCSNLSSANDSSSSPSSSSSPSSPSSSSSSSPSSSAGGCGAEAAVDAEVRSFGLYLESTKALLSFEPPAEAVEHLSKLASLIEKNRDRVVAVGEIGLDADRTQFCDLETQKKYFEFQLLLSRYFRLPLFLHMRDAEAPFCEILARRRELWEAEGGVVHSFTDSLAALNSVLSLSPALHIGINGCSLKTEENLQVVKAIPLERLHLETDAPWCDIRPTHAGFAILTHELPSIAAEEKKKQKPQNWNPETQIKNRNEPCNIAHVARIVRQLVAPEMPFEAFTEAVCANSLRMFPLMAAK; from the exons atgtatatatatgtatttgtagGTGTCTGGTCTTTTATTCGAATGAAAGTGACtcgtcagagagagaaggaatcTTCAGAAAAGCGTCAAGTGAATCTGCATCCTTGCGGTGTCTTTCGATCCGCCAAGCGCCGCTCAACTATGCACAGTGCGACGAGAGGAGGCGCCGTGCTTTCGCGTTTccgtcgtttttttctctgtgcgtTGTTTTTCCTGGAAACAGTCGTCCGAGCAATGCACCCAGCAGGCTCTCTCTCCAAGAGCGGCGCCATCTCAGTTTCTGCCCGAAAACGCTTGTTCTCTTGCTTCCAGGCTCCACTCGCGCGGTTCTCTTTTTGTAAGACTGCACGCGCTCCACAAACTCCAAAGACTCGtcgaccttcttctttctccccctgcggtcctcgctctttctcgccttctcctgtctctctttcttctttttctttgcctgtctccctcttttttccgCTTGGCTTGCTCTCTTCAGTTCATCGTTCGCCTGTCTTCCCGCTACTCCCTGCCCGTTTGGGAGGAGACTTCGAGTGCAACGTGGTGCGGAGAATTgacttttcttttctgcggtcGACGTTCTGCCGCGCTTTCTCGCTTAGTTTTTCAGCTCCGCCTCCggctcctccttctgctactcgttttctctcgcttaACCGCGTCGCCGGAAAAAGGTACCTCTCGTCGAGAACTCAGACAGGAGTTCCAGACAACTGGCACACCATGGAGGGACGCGCGCAGCCTGCGTTCGTCGACATCGGCGCGAATCTGACAGACGACATGTACCGAGGTGTCTACtacggaaaagaaagacacccTGCAGATCTGGAGAG GGTCATCGCTCGAGCGAAGCAGGCGGGATGTCGAAAGCTCATGGTGACCGGCGGCAGTCTAGCGGACTCTGGAAGAGCCATTGAGCTCTGCAGAGAATTCG ATCCGGACGGAAAGTTCCTGTTTGCGACTGTGGGCGTCCACCCCACTCGGTGCAGCGAATTCGAGCCTTCCTCCCATATGCATGTAGGAGCTCCGCCTCACGGCCCTGCCGCCTGTTGCTCAAATCTCTCATCTGCAAACGAcagctcttcctcgccttcctcctcttcttccccttcttccccttcttcctcttcttcttcctcgccttcttcgtctgctggTGGATGTGGTGCGGAGGCTGCGGTGGACGCGGAAGTCCGCTCGTTCGGCTTATATTTGGAGAGCACGAAGGCGCTGTTGTCGTTCGAGCCGCCGGCAGAGGCCGTGGAGCACCTGAGCAAACTCGCATCGCTGATCGAAAAAAATCGCGACCGGGTGGTAGCCGTCGGGGAGATTGGCCTCGATGCAGACCGCACTCAGTTCTGCGACCtcgaaacacaaaaaaa ATACTTTGAGTTTCAGCTGCTCCTCAGCCGATACTTTCGCctcccgctcttcctccacatgcgcgacgcagaggcgccgtTCTGCG AGATCCTGgcgcggaggcgagagctCTGGGAGGCGGAGGGTGGCGTCGTTCATTCCTTCACCGATTCGCTCGCGGCGCTGAACagtgtcctctctctctctcctgctctccacATCG GAATCAACGGCTGTTCGctgaagacggaggagaatTTGCAGGTCGTCAAGGCGATCCCTCTGGAGCGTTTACACCTTGAAACAG ATGCCCCGTGGTGCGACATCCGcccaacgcatgcaggcttTGCAATTCTCACACACGAACTCCCG TCGAttgcagcagaagagaaaaagaagcagaaacctCAAAATTGGAATCCCGAAACGCAAATCAAGAACCGGAATGAGCCTTGCAATATCGC GCACGTTGCGAGGATTGTTCGGCAGCTCGTCGCCCCCGAGATGCCATTCGAAGCATTCACCGAAGC AGTGTGCGCGAACTCGCTGCGCATGTTCCCCCTGATGGCCGCGAAATGA